One window of the Candidatus Methylomirabilis tolerans genome contains the following:
- a CDS encoding Tim44 domain-containing protein: MRSMAGGLLGGFLGGMLFRSLGFAGMGGMGGGFGLMDLVILGGIGLAIYWVVKQRSRPAPIGAPYQHQRTWSAEREPERYQGAATAQATMVQEGDLDQGLAHIRQMDPGFEAGRFREACTDLFFKVQAAWGNRDLEPIRTILTPEMYTQLGADVMRLRNERKINRLENIAVRSVELTEAWQERGQDYVTVRFLANLLDYTVDEGTSQVVDGSRTDPVKFEEYWTVTRQVGPNPWLLAAINQADN, encoded by the coding sequence ATGCGGAGCATGGCAGGAGGTCTGCTTGGCGGATTTCTCGGCGGAATGTTGTTCCGGAGTCTGGGCTTCGCCGGCATGGGCGGCATGGGCGGAGGATTTGGCTTGATGGACCTGGTGATCCTGGGTGGGATCGGCTTGGCGATTTACTGGGTGGTGAAGCAGAGGTCTCGGCCGGCCCCCATCGGAGCACCATATCAGCATCAGCGTACGTGGTCGGCTGAACGTGAGCCGGAACGCTATCAGGGGGCGGCGACTGCGCAAGCAACAATGGTTCAAGAGGGCGATCTGGATCAGGGGTTGGCGCACATCCGCCAGATGGACCCTGGTTTTGAGGCAGGACGCTTCAGGGAGGCATGTACCGATCTCTTCTTCAAGGTTCAGGCGGCTTGGGGGAATCGTGACCTCGAACCGATCCGTACGATCCTCACACCTGAGATGTACACCCAGCTTGGCGCCGATGTGATGCGGCTGAGGAACGAGCGGAAGATCAACCGCCTCGAGAATATCGCGGTTCGTTCCGTTGAACTCACGGAAGCCTGGCAGGAGCGCGGGCAGGATTACGTAACGGTACGGTTCTTGGCAAACCTTCTCGATTACACTGTGGATGAGGGAACTTCCCAGGTGGTAGACGGCAGCCGCACCGACCCTGTGAAGTTTGAGGAATACTGGACCGTTACGCGCCAGGTCGGGCCAAACCCCTGGCTCCTTGCGGCCATCAATCAAGCAGACAACTGA
- a CDS encoding radical SAM protein — METTTASQSTSLATKDPMQEYTALQPLLLPHAHTHKTLRIVFIKPSQYDDDGYVIRFWKAVLPSNTLSVLQGLTEDIKRRRVFGDITIQVDTFDEVAEKVPVAQIVKWNRHPSTKLVVCLVGVQTPQFPRALEMGKQFRKYGIDVMMGGFHTSGTINMLGDQGPDIQELYRESIVVISGEVEGHWDGILADLLNGQLKPLYSFAQNLKDLVNIDNAPLPIISRKTMKHFARPNFGTVETSRGCPFSCSFCTIINVQGRMMRERSPEVIAELVRRNYTEHNIDFYFFTDDNFARKKWWRETFEAIIRLREEGIKISFMMQVDLARKPQDFVRLAAEAGCTQVFVGMESVNPDNIKVQGKGQNKVEEYKAIIGEWHDAGVAVHVAYIIGMPFDTKAQVALDMQYLMDEIEPDQASFFMLTPLPGSQDHKEMQERGEWMDPDLNKRDSFHATTAHPNMTAEEWTAAYQGAWQAFYSKENMAKILSRWQHSPRTYWNLLNVYLWYKNAALIEKQHPMVAGFFRLKDRLTRRPGFSVDSLPVHLWKRTKEVYRLFVAWARFLKEMEEVWLQSRPRTEREKRVLDEVQRIQGEIWQTLKVAEWQKAYNDAKAALPSKARTLLDPFEELSSKMLLSRKDLNVFLKKWGSLQIKIQTLHRSWAWGDGPAKKWLEQLYALHRDARQGMKVREWQEVYSGLRGRLPSRLDLLYARFDALSNRIVCSRQDLSACWARTRGHLGEMRIWHLQLSALAVACFKELFLTTAFARSLLASIRQKREDTTASTHPR; from the coding sequence ATGGAGACGACAACCGCTAGTCAAAGCACATCGCTAGCCACCAAGGACCCCATGCAGGAGTACACGGCATTGCAGCCGCTCCTCCTTCCCCACGCTCACACGCATAAGACTCTCCGCATCGTCTTTATCAAACCCTCACAATACGATGATGATGGATACGTGATCCGCTTTTGGAAAGCCGTACTGCCCAGCAATACCCTCAGCGTACTCCAGGGCTTGACCGAAGATATCAAGAGGCGGCGCGTCTTTGGAGATATCACCATCCAGGTCGATACCTTTGATGAGGTAGCGGAAAAAGTCCCGGTGGCGCAGATCGTCAAATGGAATCGTCATCCTTCCACCAAGCTGGTGGTGTGTCTCGTTGGGGTCCAGACCCCCCAGTTCCCCAGGGCGCTCGAAATGGGGAAGCAATTCCGCAAGTATGGGATTGATGTCATGATGGGCGGATTCCATACCAGCGGGACCATCAATATGCTTGGCGATCAGGGGCCGGACATCCAGGAGCTTTATCGGGAATCGATCGTGGTTATCTCCGGCGAAGTCGAAGGACATTGGGATGGGATACTGGCCGATCTCCTCAACGGACAATTGAAACCCCTCTACTCCTTTGCGCAGAACCTTAAAGACCTTGTGAATATCGACAATGCCCCATTGCCCATCATCAGCCGCAAAACGATGAAGCACTTTGCCAGGCCCAATTTCGGGACCGTTGAAACATCTCGAGGCTGCCCGTTTTCGTGCAGCTTTTGTACGATCATTAACGTGCAGGGTCGGATGATGCGTGAGCGTTCTCCGGAGGTGATCGCGGAGCTCGTTCGAAGAAATTACACTGAGCACAACATCGACTTTTACTTTTTCACTGACGACAACTTTGCCAGGAAGAAGTGGTGGCGCGAGACCTTTGAAGCGATTATCCGCCTGCGAGAGGAAGGGATTAAAATCTCCTTCATGATGCAGGTGGACCTGGCCCGTAAGCCGCAAGACTTCGTGCGTCTCGCAGCCGAGGCCGGCTGCACCCAGGTGTTTGTCGGCATGGAGAGCGTCAACCCTGACAATATCAAGGTCCAAGGTAAGGGACAGAACAAGGTCGAGGAGTACAAGGCTATTATCGGCGAGTGGCACGACGCCGGTGTCGCTGTCCACGTTGCCTATATTATCGGCATGCCCTTCGATACGAAGGCGCAGGTAGCCCTCGACATGCAGTATCTTATGGATGAGATCGAACCGGATCAGGCCTCCTTTTTTATGCTGACACCGCTGCCGGGATCTCAGGACCACAAAGAAATGCAGGAACGCGGCGAGTGGATGGACCCCGATCTCAATAAGCGAGATTCTTTTCACGCCACAACCGCACACCCAAATATGACCGCCGAGGAGTGGACCGCCGCGTATCAGGGGGCTTGGCAGGCGTTTTACAGCAAAGAGAATATGGCGAAGATCCTGTCACGATGGCAGCACTCCCCGAGGACATACTGGAATCTCCTCAACGTATACCTGTGGTACAAGAACGCGGCCCTGATCGAAAAGCAACATCCGATGGTGGCCGGCTTTTTCCGCTTGAAGGATCGGCTGACGCGGAGACCGGGGTTTTCGGTTGATTCGCTGCCGGTCCATCTCTGGAAGCGCACGAAAGAGGTATACCGTCTGTTCGTGGCGTGGGCCCGATTCCTGAAGGAGATGGAAGAGGTCTGGCTCCAGTCCCGTCCGCGCACTGAAAGAGAAAAGCGAGTACTTGATGAAGTGCAGCGGATCCAGGGAGAGATCTGGCAAACCTTAAAGGTTGCAGAGTGGCAAAAGGCGTATAATGATGCCAAGGCGGCGCTACCCTCCAAGGCCCGAACCCTGCTCGATCCCTTTGAAGAGCTTTCCTCCAAGATGTTGCTCAGCCGCAAGGACCTGAATGTGTTCCTAAAGAAGTGGGGAAGCCTTCAGATCAAGATCCAGACACTGCATCGCAGTTGGGCGTGGGGGGACGGACCTGCCAAGAAATGGCTTGAGCAGCTTTATGCGCTCCATCGAGATGCCCGGCAGGGCATGAAGGTTCGTGAATGGCAAGAGGTCTACTCTGGCCTCAGAGGAAGGCTCCCGTCACGACTGGATCTGCTCTATGCCAGGTTTGATGCGTTGAGCAACCGGATTGTCTGTTCCCGACAGGATCTTAGCGCATGCTGGGCGAGAACACGGGGGCATCTTGGCGAAATGCGGATCTGGCATCTCCAGCTCTCCGCGCTTGCAGTTGCCTGCTTTAAGGAGTTATTCCTGACGACGGCATTTGCTCGGAGCCTCTTGGCATCGATTCGCCAAAAACGCGAGGATACTACAGCATCGACCCATCCTCGGTAA
- a CDS encoding zinc-dependent alcohol dehydrogenase family protein: MRALCVNRARPIEDHPLAMVELPTPIPGPRELRLRVLACGLCRTDLHIIEGDLPLPTLPVVPGHQIVGVVDQVGEGVARFHVGDRLGVPWLYSTCGRCAFCHRDQENLCDTARFTGYHVNGGYAECVVVQEAFAYPLPSGISTTNAAPLLCAGVIGFRALRLSEIRPGERLGLYGFGGSAHIAIQVAAYWGCEVYVFTRSETHRALARQLGACWVGQAEDDPPGLLDSAVIFAPAGRLVLQALRVLRKGGTISLAGITMSPIPELDYALLYQERIVRSVANSTRQDVRDLLRLAVEIPIRTEVRTFPLEEANHALQLLKQSRFSGSGVLTIS; the protein is encoded by the coding sequence ATGCGGGCGCTGTGTGTGAATCGTGCGCGCCCGATCGAAGACCATCCACTTGCGATGGTCGAGCTGCCAACCCCGATTCCGGGTCCTCGCGAACTCCGCCTGCGGGTGTTGGCCTGCGGTCTGTGCCGAACCGACCTGCATATTATCGAAGGCGACCTCCCGCTCCCGACACTCCCCGTCGTGCCGGGTCACCAGATTGTCGGGGTGGTCGATCAGGTTGGCGAGGGCGTCGCGCGTTTTCATGTTGGTGACCGGCTGGGCGTTCCCTGGCTGTACTCCACCTGTGGCCGATGCGCCTTCTGCCACCGCGACCAGGAAAATCTTTGTGACACGGCCCGCTTTACCGGCTACCATGTGAACGGCGGGTATGCGGAGTGCGTGGTTGTCCAAGAGGCATTTGCATACCCGTTGCCGTCAGGCATCTCGACCACCAATGCGGCCCCATTGCTGTGCGCAGGGGTCATCGGTTTCCGCGCCCTTCGACTAAGCGAGATCAGGCCCGGCGAGCGCCTTGGGCTGTATGGGTTCGGCGGCTCGGCCCATATCGCAATCCAGGTTGCGGCCTACTGGGGATGCGAGGTGTATGTCTTCACAAGGAGTGAGACACACCGCGCCCTGGCGCGGCAGCTAGGTGCCTGCTGGGTAGGTCAGGCCGAGGACGACCCGCCTGGATTACTCGATAGCGCGGTCATCTTTGCGCCTGCCGGACGGCTGGTGCTACAAGCGCTCCGGGTCCTGAGGAAGGGCGGCACGATCTCGCTTGCCGGCATCACGATGAGCCCGATCCCGGAACTCGACTATGCCCTGCTCTACCAGGAACGTATCGTTCGGAGTGTCGCCAACAGTACCCGGCAGGATGTGCGCGACCTGCTGCGCCTGGCCGTGGAGATTCCGATCCGAACCGAGGTCCGCACCTTTCCTCTCGAGGAGGCTAATCACGCCCTCCAACTTCTCAAGCAAAGCCGGTTCAGTGGCTCCGGCGTTCTGACTATCTCCTAG